The sequence GTGGGAGCTGGGCTTGCCCGCGATAAGGCCAGCGCTATTACTCAGACTAAATACTCCATAGGTGCAACGGCCTGGCTTGTGGGGAGCGCTTATGCGGGCAACGTAAAAACCATTGCAGTGGGTTTGTATGAGGAAATAGGCAAATGAGTGATCGTTTGACGCTTCGTGGTTTTTTCAGGAATTACTTTCTTACTTTTATCGCGGGTATATTTGCTGCCTATTTTTCATTAGCCCTCGCCACAGCGCTTTCCTTTGCGACGTATTTTCGTGACGTTCCTCTTGCTGGAGGTTTGGGTTTTTCGATTGTGCTCGCAGGGGCGTTTCTGATCCTGTTAACGGTCCATAGCAACTTCATGATTTTGCGGGGCCGGCCGTCTTGGGTGTGGGTAATGGTCAGTATTTACCTCGTCTGCTTTCTGTTTGTGCTTCCAATGATTCAGTGCAGCCCTCATATGATTCTTTATGGATTGGCGTTGGTTTTTCCGCTACTCGGATTATTCATACTCAACAGCATCGTTCAGCGAAAGATGCGTATAAAGCTCGTTGAGATCCGGCACTTTCGACAGGCATTCAAAACCAAGCACAAAAAGCGGTAGGTAGCACTCCTGTCTGAGGTTTTGCTTTCTAGCGGCTGCAGGGGCTGTTTGTTAAGGTGGCGCCCACTCGATTGTTATGTAGTTTCAAGGAAGAGCATCTGTGACCAACCCGCTTCTCGGCATCGGTATGGACTCCAACCGTTCCCAGTTCATGGCTCGCCAGCGTATTGAGAGCCAAATCAACCTGCCGCGCTTATTTGCCTCCATTGATGCCGATCCCGCCATCGTTGGTGCGGGCGTGGTGTATATCGATGCGGACTTCAATGTAGTGACGCTGCGTGAGTTCAAGCCGATTTGCAGCATCAAGCCCAAGCGCATTATTTTGCGCGAGGCGCAGAAGTACATCACACCCGCGCAGTTTGCCGATCAAGTGACCAACAACCCACGCGAGTCCCGTTTGGTGGGGGAGGCGGTCAATACGACATTGTCCTGTGCCGGTGCGATTCTGGGTTGGATCGTGGTATTTAGTGGCACAGTCGCAGTGCCTTTTACCGCTGGGGCGAGCCTAGTGGTGACTGGGATCGGTGCGACGGCGGCAGCGGCGAGTACAGCGCAGTGTGTGGTTGGGGGGGTGAGGACGTTCAACGAACTGAATGACCCGACGGCCAACGACGACATGGACAGCGAGGACTGGTATCGCTACGCAATGCCGGTGCTGGATGCGGCCTCACTGTTGGGGGCCGGAGCGTCTGCTCTGACCACCCTGCGATTGTTGCAGGCCAGAAAGATTGCCACGGGCCGAAGTTGGTACGAGCTTTCCAAGGGGCTGACCCGTCAGCAGCGAAAGGCGCTCACCAAGGAGTTGTTAAGCCTGAAGGATCCAAGCCTGAGTAATAAGTTGCTGAAGCTACGCCAGCGTTCCGGCGGGCTGGTCAAACGTTACTCGGCGACTGAGATCAATCACGCCACGGTGACGCAGATCCGGGACTCTTTGGGGGCGGCTATCGGCCTTACTGGGAGTTCCTTATCGGGAAACATACGCACACTTGCCGTTGGCTTGTATGAGGAGCTGGAGTGATGGCGCGCCAAGACTCGTTGAAAGCTTTTCTAGCTCAGTACTTTCCGACGTTCATCTGTGCTTTCTTTCTCGCCTGCTTTGCCCTTTCCGCCGCTATTTCATTGGCCGCCAGCACTTATTTTCGTGGTGATCCCGACCGCGCGCGTTATTCATTCCTGGCGGCTGTGATTTTAGGACTGCTCCTTGCTCTGAGCCATTTCGTCATGATCCGAGGGCGTGCGTGGGGTGTGTGGGCTATCGCCGTTTTTTACTTGGTGTGTTTTCTGATGGTCCTCCCTACTTATGGCTACCGGCCGCATATGGCAGCGTATGTGATGGGGCTGCTATTTCCTTTACTGGGGTTGTTGTTGCTCAATAGCCAGCGTCACCGTGAAATGCGTGGTCAGCTATTGGTGCTGCGTCAAATGCGTCAAGCCGCCAAAGCCTGCCGCAGGCCTCCCCGGTAATTGGGCATGAAAGACTTTCCTCTGACGAACAGCTTCCTCGCCCGCTATTTCCTCGTTTTTATAGGCGCAATATTCGCGTCGGTATTTTCTCTGGTCTTTGCTGTCCCATTGTTTTTCGACAGCTATTTTCGAGACCTTTCTCT is a genomic window of Pseudomonas sp. ADAK18 containing:
- a CDS encoding NAD synthetase: MTNPLLGIGMDSNRSQFMARQRIESQINLPRLFASIDADPAIVGAGVVYIDADFNVVTLREFKPICSIKPKRIILREAQKYITPAQFADQVTNNPRESRLVGEAVNTTLSCAGAILGWIVVFSGTVAVPFTAGASLVVTGIGATAAAASTAQCVVGGVRTFNELNDPTANDDMDSEDWYRYAMPVLDAASLLGAGASALTTLRLLQARKIATGRSWYELSKGLTRQQRKALTKELLSLKDPSLSNKLLKLRQRSGGLVKRYSATEINHATVTQIRDSLGAAIGLTGSSLSGNIRTLAVGLYEELE